The sequence GGCCCGAATACTAGCGATGGCTGCGACGGCGATTGGATGAAAGTTTCGCGTTGATGTGGCGATAGGTGCTGCGCTGTGGCTGGGGGCAATGGCCTGGCTTTATTGAAGAGCTTGCGCTGCTGGGCATCTTGGCCGCCGATGCTGCAAGGGCGGCCCGAGGCTGGCTTAGCGCTGCAAAAACTCCAATTTGTCTTTGACATCTTTCCATTCCTCGGCTTCGGCCAGAGGGGCGATAGTCTTGGTGATCGACGGCCAGTGGCGCGACAGGTCTTCATTGAGCTTGATGAATTGCTGCTGATCCGCCGGCACGTCTTCTTCGGCATAGATGGCGTTGACCGGGCATTCGGCGACGCATACCGCGCAGTCGATGCATTCGTCAGGGTCGATCGACAGGAAATTCGGCCCCTGGCGGAAGCAATCAACCGGGCATACATCCACGCAGTCGGTATAGCGGCAGCGAATGCAAGATTCGGTCACAACGTGGGTCATAACAACAGTCCTATCTGTAAATAATGGTCTTGATGCGGGTCTTGAGGCGGCGCCTGGAGTATTTCGGGCCATTGCTTGCCCTAATATATATTTACCCAGTCGCAAAGCCTTGTATTTTAAGGTAATTCGGGTTTTCTCACAAACTGCTGTTATATAGAATCCATATAAGCAAATGTGAAATTCACATTAACGTAAAAACGCCCGATTCCGTAGTTTTACCATATTCGGCAGCGCGGCTTTGCGGTGCGGACGGATTGCTTGCGCGAACTTGCCAAACTGGCTATCGTTACAGCCTTTGTTGCTACGGATTAATTATGTCATCTTCCAATGAGGGCTCCACCAAGGCCATCTTTTATGCCTTGGGCGCCAACGGTGGCATCGCGCTGGCAAAATTTGCTGCCGCCACCTATACCGGCTCGGGGGCGATGCTGGCCGAGGCGATCCATTCGCTGGCCGATTGCACCAATCAGGTGTTCCTGCTGATCGGCTTGAAAGAAGCGAAGCGGCCAGCCAATGCCTCTCATCCGATGGGCTACGCGCGGGTGGTGTATTTCTGGGCCATGATGGTGGCCTTGCTGCTGTTTTTTGTCGGCGGCGCCTTTTCGGTGATGGAAGGGATCGAGCATCTCAAGCATCCGCAGCCGATCAGCACTCCCTGGATCGCGCTTGGCGTGCTGGGCGTATCGGTCGTGCTGGAGGCTTTTTCCTTGCGCGGGGCGCTGGTGGAAATCCGCAAGATTGCGCAAGGCAAGCCGTTCATGCAGTGGTTCCGCGAAACCCGGCAGTCGGAACTGATGGTGGTGGCCGGGGAGGATATTGCCGCGCTGGCCGGGCTGGCGCTAGCGTTTGTCGCGGTTTCGCTGACGGTCATCACCGGCAATCCGCTGTGGGATGCCTGCGGCACGATTGCGGTCGGCCTGTTGCTGATGATCGTCGCGGTGCTGGTGATCCGCGAGGTGAAAGCCATGGTCACCGGCGAATCGGCGGCGCCCGAGGTGCATGCCGCTATCAAGGCCTACATCCAGGCCGACGCCGACGTCGCCGGCGTGCGCAACCTGATTTCCATGCAGTGGGGTGAGCAGGTCATGATCGCGGTGCAGGCGGTGATGCGGCCGCAGCCGTCCGATGTGGCGCTGGTGGACGCGATCAACCGCATCGAAGCCGGCATCCAGCAGCGCTGGCCGCAGGTGTACTGGTGTTTCTTCGAACCCGACCACGCTGCGCCGGAAGATAAATAAAACATGGATGGCGCATGGCGGGTAAGCTAGAATTGTCACGTTGCCATCTCTCAGGGGATGTTTGCCATAAGCTTTGCCAGCCATACCGCCAAACGAAGATCATTATGTCGCAGCGCAAATCTGCCGGCCCTGTCAAGGCGCGGCAGACACTCCACCCATTTGATCCACGGAGGATTGCCATGACTCAGCGTTTCCCATTGTTTCTTCGTTGCGCGCCGCTGACCCTGATCGGCCTGGCGGCGCTGTCGGCCCAGGCGGCCGGTCCGCTCAGCGCACCGACCAACGCCATCCCCAACGCCGCTGCCAATGCTGCCACCGCGGGCACCAGCTTCAACAGCCTGTCTGCCGAAGACCGCAAGAAGTTGCTGGCGACCCCGGAAAGCGAGCAGCAGCCAAACGCCGCCGGCAATGGCCTGAATCTGAAAGACGATCGCCATTGCAACGAACTGCAGCAGCAAATCAGGCGCGCCCAGACCGCCGCGCCGGCGACGCAGCCGGATTTTCTCCCGCCAGGCGTTGCGCGCAACGATCCGAACCGCTCTTACCAGCAGAACAGCGCCGCCGTCGTGCAGTACGACGAACGCAGCAGGCTGGAAGCGCGTTATCACAGTGAATGCGATAGGTAAGGACACTGCCATGCGCTTCCGTTCTTACTCATTGCCGCGCTTATCGTTCATCGTATTGCTCGCTTTTGCCTGCATCTCCGGAAACGTGGTGCTGGCTGCCGAGCAGCCGGCCAATGCCGGCTGGCCCTTGCATTTCAATGTCGCCGGCGGCCGCAACAGTTTCAACAGCTTGCCGGCGACAGCGCGGAGGGACCTGTTGATTCCACCGGCGACTGAGTCGGAATCGCAGCCGAAGCACGCCCGGCGCGACTGGAACGGAGACAGGGGGCACAATTGCGAGTCGCTGGAGCAGCAATACAGGGGGGCGCTATATCGTGAACCGATGATTCCAGCCGACTTTTATCCGAACGCCGACTTGTCGCGAACCTATCCCAGCGAGTCGTATCGCTCGCCCAACGGCCCCAGGCCCGGGGTCCCAAATCCGGATAACGCGCAGCGCAACGGCACATGGCTCGAAAGTTTGCTGTCGCCCGGCAGCGTTACGCCGCTCAGCGAACGCGAGCGGCTGCGAGCGCACTACGACCGCACATGCGTCAAATGAAGCCACAATTCAGCCGCTGTTGTAAGATGCGGAACCGGTCCCGCTAGCCAGGTTTGCGCTGGCAGCCTTCCATCACCGCCCTGTATCCAAAGACCATGATCATTACTTCGCTGCTCGACACCGATCTGTATAAATTCACGATGATGCAGGTGGTCTTGCATCATTTCCCGGCGGCGGAAGTGGAGTATCGCTATAAGTGCCGCAACAAGGGGGTGGATCTGCGGCCGTATGTCGATGAAATCCGCGACGAGATCGCCGGCCTGTGCCGCCTGCGTTTCCAGGAGCAGGAGCTGGCTTATCTCAGCAGCATGCGCTTCATCAAGAACGACTTCATCGACTTTCTCAGCCTGTTCCACCTGCAGCAAAAGTACATCAGCGTGCAGCCTTCGGCGGCCGACAACGGCGAGATCGATATCACGGTCAAAGGTCCGTGGCTGCACACCATCCTGTTTGAAGTGCCGGTGCTGGCGATTGTCAACGAAGTGTATTTCCGCGCCACCCAGAGCACGCCGGACTTGGAGGAAGGACGCAGCCGCCTGCAAAGCAAGATGGCGCTGATCCGCGACAATCCGGCCATGGCTGGCTGCAAGGTGGCGGACTACGGCACGCGCCGGCGCTTTTCCCGCAGCTGGCACGAAGAAGTGGTGCAGACCCTGCAGCGCGATTTTGCCCAGCATCTGGTCGGCACCTCGAATGTCTATTTCGCCATGAAATACAACATGACGCCGCTCGGCACCATGGCCCATGAATACTTGCAAGCCTGTCAGTCGCTCGGCCCGCGGCTGCGCGATTCGCAGATCTACGGTTTTGAAATGTGGGCTAAGGAATACCGCGGCGACCTCGGTATCGCCTTGTCGGATGTCTACGGCATGGGCGCCTTCCTGCGCGACTTCGACCTCTACTTCTGCAAGCTGTTCGACGGCGCCCGCCACGATTCCGGCGATCCTTTCGAGTGGGGCGAGCGCCTGATCAAGCATTATCAGGACAACCGCGTCGATCCTTCGACCAAGACGCTGGTGTTTTCCGACAGCCTGGACTTCGCCAAGGTCAACGAGCTGTATCTGCGTTTCAAGGACCGCACCCGGGTCGCTTTCGGCGTCGGCACCAACCTCACCAACGATCTCGGCTATACGCCCTTGCAGATCGTCATGAAGATGGTACGGTGCAATGGTCAGCCGGTGGCCAAGCTGTCGGATACGCCATCCAAGAACATGTGCGACGACCAACCCTACCTGAGCTACCTGCGCCAGGTTTTCGAGATCGCCGAGCTGGACAAGGCGGCCGGGCAATAGTGTTGCTTTGTTATTTATTCGACATGGGTTTGCGATTAGAATGGCCTGCGTTTTTTGTTCGAACACTTTACCGGGAAGACTACATTGCATAAAAAAATACTTGCCATCCTGATCGCCTGCCTGCCCGTCGCAGCGCAGGCCGCCGAACTCGACGGCGCCCAGCTGTCGGCCTGGTGGGGCGTGCCGTTCATGGGCCTGCTGTTGTCGATTGCGCTAGGGCCTTTGCTGGCGCCGGCGTTCTGGCACCATCATTTTGGCAAGATTACCGTAGGCTGGTCGCTGGCTTTCCTGATTCCCTGCGCGCTCGGCTTCGGCGTGCCGATGGCGATCGCCGGCGTGGTACATGCCTTCCTCGCGGAATATTTTCCCTTCATCATTTTGCTGACCGCCTTGTTCGTGGTGGCCGGCGGCATATGCCTGCGCGGCAACCTGCACGGAACGCCGGCCCTGAACACCGGCTTGCTGGCGATCGGCACGCTGCTGGCCAGCCTGATGGGCACCACCGGCGCCTCGATGCTGCTGATCCGGCCCCTGATCCGGGCCAACGACAACCGCAAGCACGTGGTGCATATCGTGGTCTTCTTCATCTTCCTGGTCGCCAATGCCGGCGGCGCCTTGACCCCGCTCGGCGATCCGCCCTTGTTCCTGGGATTCCTGAAGGGCGTGGACTTTTCCTGGACTCTCAAGAACATCTTCGGCGAAACCTTGTTCATGTGGGTTTCCTTGCTGGTGATCTTTTATTTGCTGGACCGCTTTTATTTCCACAAGCGCGAAGAGGAGTTTGCGCCGTCGCTCGATCCGACGCCGGACGACGCCAGGCTGCGCTTCGAAGGAAAATTCAATTTCATCTTGCTGGCGCTGGTGGTATTGCTGGTGCTGATGAGCGGTTTCTGGAAGCCGGGAATCAGTTACAACATCTACGGCACCACGGTGGAATTGCAGAACCTGCTGCGCGACGGCTTGCTGGTGGTGATGATCCTGGTCTCGCTCTGGCTGACGCCAAAAATAGCCCGCGAAGGCAACGATTTCACCTGGGGACCTATCCTTGAAGTGGCCAAACTGTTTGCCGGGATTTTCGTCACCATCGCTCCGGTGATCGCCATGCTGCGCGCCGGTGAGCAGGGCGCCTTCGGCATGGTGGTCAGCGCCGTCACCGGCGCCGACGGCCAGCCCAACAACATCATGTATTTCTGGGCGACCGGCATACTCTCTTCGTTCCTGGACAATGCGCCAACCTACCTGGTGTTCTTCAACACCGCTTCAGGCGACGCCGGCGAACTGATGACCCGGCTGGCGGCGACGCTGGCGGCGATTTCCTGCGGCGCGGTCTTCATGGGCGCCAACAGTTACATCGGCAACGCCCCGAACCTGATGGTGAAGGCGATTGCCGAAGAGCGTGGCATCCGCATGCCGTCTTTCTTCGGCTACATGGGCTGGGCTTGCGTGGTGCTGTTGCCGCTGTTTGTCATAATGACCTTTATTTTTTTCCGTTGATGGCTGAGCGATGAAACCAAAGATACTGATGGCACGGGCGGTGTTCCCGGAGGTGATTGCAAGAATGGCGCAATACTTCGAGGTTGAGAGCAACCAGGAAGACCGCATTTTCAGCGCCGCCGAGCTGGCGCAAAAACTGCAGGACAAGGACGGCGTGATCGCCACCGCCAGCGAACGCATCTCGGCCGAACTGCTGCAGGCCAGCCCGCGCTTGAAGGCCGTCTGCAACCAGGCGGTCGGCTACAACAATATCGATGTCGCGGCTGCTACCAAGGCCGGCGTGATGGTCACCAATACGCCGGACGTCCTCAACGAAACCACGGCCGATTTCGGCTGGGCCTTGCTGATGGCGACCGCGCGCCGCGTCACGGAAGCCGAGCACTGGCTGCGCGCCGGCCACTGGAAACAGTGGCGCTACGACAGTTTCCTGGGGGCGGACGTGCATGGTTCCACGCTGGGCATCATCGGCATGGGCCGCATCGGCCAGGCGATTGCCCGGCGTTCGATGGGTTTCGACATGCAGGTGCTGTACCACAACCGCTCGCGCCTGGCGCCGGAACTGGAGACGCGCGCCAATCAGGCGCGCTATGTCAGCAAGGAAGAGCTGCTGGGCGCCGCCGATCATGTGATCCTGGTGCTGCCGTACTCAAAGGAATCGCATCACACCATCGGCAGCGCCGAACTGGCCTTGATGAAGCCTGGCGCCACGCTGGTCAACCTGGCGCGTGGCGGCATCGTCGACGACCTGGCGCTGATCGCCGCGCTGCGCGACAAGAAAATTGCCGCGGCAGGGCTCGATGTGTTCGAGAACGAGCCGGCGCTGCATCCCGATTTCCTGGGTTTGTCGAACGTGGTGCTGACCCCGCATATCGCCAGCGCCTCGGAGCCGACCCGGCGTGCGATGGCCGATTGCGCAGCGGATAACCTGCTGGCGGCTTTGCTGCCGGGAAAGGATCGGATGTATCCGCCGAACCTGCTCAATCCGGAAGTGCTGGGCAAGATAACGCTGGCGGATAAATAAAGTCGCTTAAAAATAAAGCTTGTTCAGGCTGCTCTGCGGGTAAAGGAGGCGCTATTGCACATGGTAGGGTGGGCACGCTTTTGTGCCCACGCTGTAGCAGCATCCGCGTGGGCACAAAAGCGTGCCCACCCTACGTACTGGCTGGTAAATAAAGCCGCTTGGAAATGAAAAAAGCACGAAATAGAAATCTATTTCGTGCTTTTCGTGTTTTTGGCAGACCGGGATTTAGTCTTTCAAGCCTTCAACCAGATCGATGTACTGCTGCTGTGCATCATCCTGGCTAGTGCCTTTCAGCTCGTTCCAGGCATCCCATTTGGCGCGGCCGACAAAGTCGGTCATGCCTGGGCGTTCGCCCTGGACATCGCCGCTGCTGCCTTGCTTGAACAGCGAATACATCTTCAGCATGGTCATGTTGTCAGGACGCTCGCTGAGTGTCTTGGAGTCGGCCTGGGCTTGTGCGAACTGGTCTTGGAGTGTCATGGGAGTCTCTTGGAAATGGAGGGAGAAAATCGGATCAGTCAGGAGTGACGGCGCCGACCACGGCGGAGCCGGCTTTTACGCCGCCTTCCACCACGGTAGAGGCGACGCTGACAGCTGCGCTGCCGACGCTGACGCCGGCGCCCACCACGCTGCCGGCCACGCTCACTACCGTGCAGCCGCCCAGCAGGGGCGCGGCCAGCAGCAGCGCCATCCAGCGTTTCATGGCGAGCAGGTCAGGCAAATTGGAAAGTTTCATCGGGCCGCGGCGTCGGGTTCATGTCAGGCTTAAACGCCCAGCAGTTCAACTTCAAAAATCAAGGTCGCGTTCGGTGGAATCACGCCGCCGGCGCCGCGTGGGCCGTAACCCAGTGCTGCCGGGATGATCAGCTTGCGCACGCCGCCGATTTTCATGCCTTGGACGCCTTCGTCCCAGCCCTTGATGACATGGCCGGCGCCCAGCGGAAACTCGAACGGATCGCCGCGGTCCTTGCTGGAGTCGAATTTCTTACCGGCGCTGCCATCGGAATTCTGCAGCCAGCCGGTGTAGTGCACGGTCACATGATTGCCGGCTTTTGCTTCGGCGCCATCGCCAACGGTGATTTCTTCGTACTGCAGGCCGGAAACGGTAGTAGTGGTCGACATGAGAATCCTTCTTAAAATTTGCTAAAGTTGTAAAATGGTTAAATATTTGCGAATTATTCAATGATGCAATCCGCAAAGAACATTAACCGGGCGTGTTCAAGCGCCCATGCTGCGTCAGGTAGTGCAGTGTAATCGAAAATCCGGCCGCCTAGCTGTGCCCGCCGCCAATCTAGTGGGAGGCCTCGCTAAGACCGGTAAAGCCATTTAAATCTATAGGTGTCATTCATGCGCGGTAAAATGCTTGTTTTCGCTTTTCAGAGTTTAGTCATGTCCGTTTTTGTACGTCGTTCCATGGTCGCCGCCTTCGGTTTCTTAGCAGCATTTTCCTCTTTTGCGGCAACTCCTCCG comes from Collimonas pratensis and encodes:
- the fdxA gene encoding ferredoxin FdxA yields the protein MTHVVTESCIRCRYTDCVDVCPVDCFRQGPNFLSIDPDECIDCAVCVAECPVNAIYAEEDVPADQQQFIKLNEDLSRHWPSITKTIAPLAEAEEWKDVKDKLEFLQR
- a CDS encoding cation diffusion facilitator family transporter, which produces MSSSNEGSTKAIFYALGANGGIALAKFAAATYTGSGAMLAEAIHSLADCTNQVFLLIGLKEAKRPANASHPMGYARVVYFWAMMVALLLFFVGGAFSVMEGIEHLKHPQPISTPWIALGVLGVSVVLEAFSLRGALVEIRKIAQGKPFMQWFRETRQSELMVVAGEDIAALAGLALAFVAVSLTVITGNPLWDACGTIAVGLLLMIVAVLVIREVKAMVTGESAAPEVHAAIKAYIQADADVAGVRNLISMQWGEQVMIAVQAVMRPQPSDVALVDAINRIEAGIQQRWPQVYWCFFEPDHAAPEDK
- the pncB gene encoding nicotinate phosphoribosyltransferase, which encodes MIITSLLDTDLYKFTMMQVVLHHFPAAEVEYRYKCRNKGVDLRPYVDEIRDEIAGLCRLRFQEQELAYLSSMRFIKNDFIDFLSLFHLQQKYISVQPSAADNGEIDITVKGPWLHTILFEVPVLAIVNEVYFRATQSTPDLEEGRSRLQSKMALIRDNPAMAGCKVADYGTRRRFSRSWHEEVVQTLQRDFAQHLVGTSNVYFAMKYNMTPLGTMAHEYLQACQSLGPRLRDSQIYGFEMWAKEYRGDLGIALSDVYGMGAFLRDFDLYFCKLFDGARHDSGDPFEWGERLIKHYQDNRVDPSTKTLVFSDSLDFAKVNELYLRFKDRTRVAFGVGTNLTNDLGYTPLQIVMKMVRCNGQPVAKLSDTPSKNMCDDQPYLSYLRQVFEIAELDKAAGQ
- a CDS encoding sodium:proton antiporter → MHKKILAILIACLPVAAQAAELDGAQLSAWWGVPFMGLLLSIALGPLLAPAFWHHHFGKITVGWSLAFLIPCALGFGVPMAIAGVVHAFLAEYFPFIILLTALFVVAGGICLRGNLHGTPALNTGLLAIGTLLASLMGTTGASMLLIRPLIRANDNRKHVVHIVVFFIFLVANAGGALTPLGDPPLFLGFLKGVDFSWTLKNIFGETLFMWVSLLVIFYLLDRFYFHKREEEFAPSLDPTPDDARLRFEGKFNFILLALVVLLVLMSGFWKPGISYNIYGTTVELQNLLRDGLLVVMILVSLWLTPKIAREGNDFTWGPILEVAKLFAGIFVTIAPVIAMLRAGEQGAFGMVVSAVTGADGQPNNIMYFWATGILSSFLDNAPTYLVFFNTASGDAGELMTRLAATLAAISCGAVFMGANSYIGNAPNLMVKAIAEERGIRMPSFFGYMGWACVVLLPLFVIMTFIFFR
- a CDS encoding 2-hydroxyacid dehydrogenase — protein: MKPKILMARAVFPEVIARMAQYFEVESNQEDRIFSAAELAQKLQDKDGVIATASERISAELLQASPRLKAVCNQAVGYNNIDVAAATKAGVMVTNTPDVLNETTADFGWALLMATARRVTEAEHWLRAGHWKQWRYDSFLGADVHGSTLGIIGMGRIGQAIARRSMGFDMQVLYHNRSRLAPELETRANQARYVSKEELLGAADHVILVLPYSKESHHTIGSAELALMKPGATLVNLARGGIVDDLALIAALRDKKIAAAGLDVFENEPALHPDFLGLSNVVLTPHIASASEPTRRAMADCAADNLLAALLPGKDRMYPPNLLNPEVLGKITLADK
- a CDS encoding acyl-CoA-binding protein, which translates into the protein MTLQDQFAQAQADSKTLSERPDNMTMLKMYSLFKQGSSGDVQGERPGMTDFVGRAKWDAWNELKGTSQDDAQQQYIDLVEGLKD
- a CDS encoding FKBP-type peptidyl-prolyl cis-trans isomerase: MSTTTTVSGLQYEEITVGDGAEAKAGNHVTVHYTGWLQNSDGSAGKKFDSSKDRGDPFEFPLGAGHVIKGWDEGVQGMKIGGVRKLIIPAALGYGPRGAGGVIPPNATLIFEVELLGV